Part of the bacterium genome is shown below.
TTCTGGGGGGCCTACTGGATGCTTCTCCACGAAACCAGCGGAGCGGCGCCGGACCCCATTACTTTTCTGCAGCAGGTCTTTGCAAATCCTGCACTGCTTTACAAAGGAATCGGCTACTCCTTTGCGATCATGCTCATACTGTTGTGCCACGAAATGGGGCATTATCTGGCCTGTTGTTACTACGGTATCAATGCGACCCTGCCGTTCTTTTTGCCGGCACCGATTGTTGGAACAGGCACTTTTGGCGCTCTGATCCGCATTCGCGCTCCCTTTCCGAACCGTCGCTCCCTTTTTGATGTTGGAATCGCTGGACCTTTGGCCGGTTTTTTCGTAGCGCTTCCTTTTATATATCTGGGGATTCATTGGAGTCCGCTGGTCCCAAAGACTGCCGCTACGGCGGGACAACTTTATCTGGGTGATCCTTTGATTTTTAAGCTCTTCGCGCCGGATTCTATGGATCGAATGCTTCATCCAGTTGGATTTGCAGCCTGGTTTGCGTGCCTCGCGACAAGTCTGAATTTGATTCCCATTGCGCAACTCGATGGCGGACATATTTCTTATTCTCTGTTTCGAAGACACGCGCACAAAATTACCTGGCTCTTTTGGGGAGGCCTGCTCGGCCTTGCAGCATATGGCTTCACGCGCTCTCCCATGGCGGGATTTCAATGGCTTTTCTTCAGCGGAATGCTTCTTGTGTTGAAATTGTTTTCCGGCTTCCGGCATCCTCCCACTATGAATGATGACGAACCAATCGGCTTCGCCCGCGTGATCTGGGGAATTGTGGCCGCCATCGTGTTCATCCTGACCTTCATCCCTGTTACAATCTTTTCGTAAGAAGTGCCAAAGCAATGAGTCATGAGCAATGAGACCATGGCCCGGAATTCTCATTACTCATAGCTCATTACTTTGGAACTAGAATTATGAAAAAAAGGATCCTGACCGGGGATCGCCCCACCGGTAAACTGCATCTCGGCCATTATGTTGGCACTTTAGCGAATCGAGTAAGACTTCAATACGAATACGACTGCTTTTTCATCATTGCCGATCTGCACATGCTCACCACACACTACGACCGGATACCCAATATCTCTGAGAACGTTCATGAACTTGTCTGTGATTATCTGAGCGTTGGGATCGATCCCGATAAAACAACGATCTATTTGCAGTCACTCGTTCCCGAAGTTGCTGAGTTGACCCTGCTCTTTTCGATGCTCGTCACCGTGCCCCGGTTGCAGCGTGTTCCGACTTTGAAGGAACAGATGCAGGCAGCAAACTTTGACGCCGCAACACTCGGGCTTCTCACTTACCCTGTTTTGCAGGCAGCCGATATTCTTATGGTGCGTTCCCATCTCGTTCCCGTCGGGAAGGATCAGGCATCACATCTTGAAGTTACGCGGGAGATTGCAACGCGTTTCAATTCCCTTTATGGAGAAGTCTTTCCAATTCCGGAAACGATGATCGGAGAAGTTCCCACCTTAATGGGAACTGACGGCAAAGCAAAAATGAGCAAGTCTCTGGACAATGCCATTTACCTTTCGGATGATGCGGAAACAGTAACGAAGAAAGTGATGCGGATGTACACGGATCCAACCCGACTGCGCGCGACCGATCCGGGACATGTGGAAGGAAATCCTGTGTTTCAGTATCACGATGCATTCAATGACAACAAATCGGTAGTCGCTGAACTAAAAGAGCGTTACATTCAGGGCAAAGTCGGGGATGTGGAAGTAAAAAAGCGTCTGGCAGAAGCGCTGAATCGTTTCCTTGATCCCATTCGGGCACGCCGCAAAGCAGTTGAGCAGGAACCGGGAAAAATCGAGGAACTGCTCCGCACCGGCAGCCAGCGAGCCCAGGAAGAAGCACGTGAGACACTCCTACTCGCCAAAAAAGCAATGGGATTAGTTTAGACGCTAAACAAAGTAGCACAGGCGTCCCGCCTGTGGCGCTCCGCAGACGAGACGTCCGCGCTACTTTGCCAGCGGTTCCAAATGACAAAACTGAGGTGAAATAGTTATAATGTTATGCGTTCACCGATCGGGTTTGATTGTGGGGATTTGATGCCGTTACTGCGGGTTGAACAAAAGCACGAAAAACCGTTTGAAGTAGACCTTACCAAGGAAGCGTTCACCATCGGACGCTCTTCGGCAAACGATCTCACCTTCAATAACCTATCCCTGTCTCGCCACCACGCGCGAATCGTCAAAAAGGATAACAAGTACCTCGTGGAAGATACGGGCAGCCGGAATGGAACTTTTTTGAACGGGATCCGGATTCGCCAGGCATCTGCTCTCAAGAATGAAGATGTCATTCAACTGGGGGAGATTACCATCCGCTATCTCTCTCCGATTTCCGAGCGTGTAGAAGTCCGGGACACCGCTCCGGCTCTCGGCATGGAAGCAACGTTCATGATCGATACCGACGAGCTGAATATTCGCAGGTACACCGAGGAAGCGATTTCCGGCATCACGCCGGTTGGCGCCGGGGAAAATCTGTGGCCCGCATTGCAACAGGCCGCGGCCACACTGATCACTCATTATCCGATAGACAAACTTGTTGAAGTCATTATGGACATCGTTTTTGAAGCAGTGCCGGCTGAACGCGGAGCTCTCATCATGCTGGATCCGAAAAATCCGCGCGAGTTGGAGCTGAAGGTTGTCCGCAATTCGCATGCGGATCAGAACCTGCAAATCAGCCGCACGATCATCGATGAAGTCATGCGCAATCAAAAAGCGGTGCTTACACTGGACGCTCAGGCGGACGCGCGATTCGGTTCCGCGCAGAGCATTCAGATGCAGGGAATCCGTTCGATCATTTGCGTGCCTTTGTGGAATGAAAAAAATGTAATCGGTTTGATTTACATCGATAACTTGATTTCACGTCGCACATTCACGCAATCTGATTTGCGCTTGATTGCTCTGATCGCCAACATGGCTGCTGTCAAAATTGAAAATTCGCTTCTTCTGGATGAACAACTGGAAAAGAAGCGCATCGAAGAACAGCTTGCGGTTGCAGCACAAATTCAGAGACGGTTGCTTCCCCAGGTGAATCCCGTACATCCGAACTACGAGATTTACGGGGTAAATCACTCCTGCTACGAGATCGGCGGGGATTATTATGATTTCGTTGACAAAGGAAACGGGAAACTGGCCATTGTGATTGCGGATGTTTCCGGGAAAGGAGTGGGTGCGGCGCTTTTAATGGCGGCCTTCCAGGCGTCTCTACGGACCCTGGTTAGAAGTGAAGAAACTCCTTCTTCGCTGATGGCTCATCTGAACAATGTGATGTTTGAAAACTCACCCCCCAACAAATACATCACTGTTTTCTATGGAGAACTCGATACGTTGAATCACACCTTTGAATATGTTAACGCGGGACACAATCCTGCGATCTGCATGAAAGCGGATGGTTACCAGTTGCTCCAGGCAGGCGGTCCTGTGGTAGGAATTATCGCAAGCGCGCAGTACAAAGCTCAGCAAATGCGCCTCGATTTACATGATCTGCTGTTTTTGTACACAGACGGCATTACTGAAGCGCAGGATCCTGATGAAAAAGAATTTGGCGAAGAAGGGGTCGTAAAGGTTATCATGGGTAATCGTTCCGCCGGTGTGGAAGATCTCGCATCCAGTCTCGAGCGCCAGATTCGTGAGTTTACGCGCGGGGCGCCACCCTTAGACGACAGCACTCTCATCTTTGTTCGAAGAATTCAATAGAAGAAGAATTTCTTCAACTCTTCATTATGAAACAAATAATCGAGTGGCTCAGGAAAACCGAAAGGATTTACTTCCCGAATGGGCTGACTCTGTTGATGCATCCTTTGGAGAATTCTGAAGCCGCCGCTCTACATTTTTGCGTCAAAGCCGGATACTTTTGCGAAACCGATTCGGAAGTCGGATTGGCGCATCTGCTGGAGCACATGTATTTCAAGGGATCCG
Proteins encoded:
- a CDS encoding site-2 protease family protein, encoding MSERIFSGAIDYSAAPSQRYFLHASLFLLTVLTTLFWGAYWMLLHETSGAAPDPITFLQQVFANPALLYKGIGYSFAIMLILLCHEMGHYLACCYYGINATLPFFLPAPIVGTGTFGALIRIRAPFPNRRSLFDVGIAGPLAGFFVALPFIYLGIHWSPLVPKTAATAGQLYLGDPLIFKLFAPDSMDRMLHPVGFAAWFACLATSLNLIPIAQLDGGHISYSLFRRHAHKITWLFWGGLLGLAAYGFTRSPMAGFQWLFFSGMLLVLKLFSGFRHPPTMNDDEPIGFARVIWGIVAAIVFILTFIPVTIFS
- the trpS gene encoding tryptophan--tRNA ligase gives rise to the protein MKKRILTGDRPTGKLHLGHYVGTLANRVRLQYEYDCFFIIADLHMLTTHYDRIPNISENVHELVCDYLSVGIDPDKTTIYLQSLVPEVAELTLLFSMLVTVPRLQRVPTLKEQMQAANFDAATLGLLTYPVLQAADILMVRSHLVPVGKDQASHLEVTREIATRFNSLYGEVFPIPETMIGEVPTLMGTDGKAKMSKSLDNAIYLSDDAETVTKKVMRMYTDPTRLRATDPGHVEGNPVFQYHDAFNDNKSVVAELKERYIQGKVGDVEVKKRLAEALNRFLDPIRARRKAVEQEPGKIEELLRTGSQRAQEEARETLLLAKKAMGLV
- a CDS encoding SpoIIE family protein phosphatase, which encodes MRSPIGFDCGDLMPLLRVEQKHEKPFEVDLTKEAFTIGRSSANDLTFNNLSLSRHHARIVKKDNKYLVEDTGSRNGTFLNGIRIRQASALKNEDVIQLGEITIRYLSPISERVEVRDTAPALGMEATFMIDTDELNIRRYTEEAISGITPVGAGENLWPALQQAAATLITHYPIDKLVEVIMDIVFEAVPAERGALIMLDPKNPRELELKVVRNSHADQNLQISRTIIDEVMRNQKAVLTLDAQADARFGSAQSIQMQGIRSIICVPLWNEKNVIGLIYIDNLISRRTFTQSDLRLIALIANMAAVKIENSLLLDEQLEKKRIEEQLAVAAQIQRRLLPQVNPVHPNYEIYGVNHSCYEIGGDYYDFVDKGNGKLAIVIADVSGKGVGAALLMAAFQASLRTLVRSEETPSSLMAHLNNVMFENSPPNKYITVFYGELDTLNHTFEYVNAGHNPAICMKADGYQLLQAGGPVVGIIASAQYKAQQMRLDLHDLLFLYTDGITEAQDPDEKEFGEEGVVKVIMGNRSAGVEDLASSLERQIREFTRGAPPLDDSTLIFVRRIQ